The proteins below are encoded in one region of Puntigrus tetrazona isolate hp1 chromosome 5, ASM1883169v1, whole genome shotgun sequence:
- the LOC122346175 gene encoding serine protease FAM111A-like: MNNSISKYFKKKQPDSDTTRASQTADNAQEGNHTSKKNKKGPGNNDRDPLKERTNIFCTKDGQSKSHLQQSAEGQSNTFNFCYKSETHAVVCDTSKTVLDALNTNKNFRKIKKDNKGKEIVIQRREGAVPRAAVKTDFPCCLIGRNELLDITFIKNSGNVHLKKTAKRLSLSSEPKHFVIFYIKTKGGKKVRYLMKNNELRTKVEDVCVYAFKEDKLKVALRRDGRFTNAIFEKHCVLSEFRDKTIHDMSHTVEHLDGKHFEIIVRSNNNQPDSLEEVFSDDSIEMEEASAADVKESAQPNQHPINTEQEETKQKKNTMKSNNASTNSPKIIPDSEEILAILRAQFKDLLETLKQRENLKNKSDTLKFFRAEYDKSVQSFSEVKKVKQLMRLSDSVCQIRVEGSPRGTGFLLFDRFILTNAHVIGEFDPFTRKLSKTFTAVFGYEDLDAKEAKYIPVKEHVAAYYHGKINMDRYLDFALLELKDVDEIADCPGLLSRYTHAPPPNRGGICIVGHPGEGVKKMDPCFIIGKEHLQEAAHKHISENVNFIHVMTQQSLAEKWETHDNQFMYNSCFFHGSSGSPVFDENCYLVGVHTGGYAYKGENCKTRSIMEYSYSMQPVLESIIAQAKKSGRADILKLLSEYKTLNPSLKDDDVDMEEAPQNQEDEHE; encoded by the exons atgaataatagcATTTCGAAATACTTTAAG AAAAAGCAGCCTGACAGTGACACGACAAGGGCGTCACAAACTGCTGACAATGCCCAG GAAGGAAATCATACaagcaagaaaaacaaaaaggggcCTGGTAATAATGACCGTGATCCATTAAAG GaaagaacaaacattttctgtacaAAGGACGGACAATCAAAAAGCCATCTGCAACAG AGTGCTGAAGGGCAAAGCAACACTTTTAATTTCTGCTACAAATCTGAGACTCATGCAGTGGTGTGTGATACATCCAAGACGGTGCTTGATGCTCTTAATACGAACAAGAATttcagaaagattaaaaaagacaacaaagggAAAGAAATAGTGATCCAGAGACGTGAAGGAGCAGTTCCTAGAGCAGCTGTGAAGACCGATTTCCCCTGCTGTCTCATTGGAAGAAATGAGCTCTTAGATATAACCTTCATCAAAAATAGtggaaatgttcatttaaagaaaacagctaAAAGACTTTCATTATCCAGTGAACCAAAACACTTTGTAatcttttacattaaaacaaaaggagGGAAGAAGGTGAGGTacttaatgaaaaacaatgagCTGAGGACGAAGGTTGAAGATGTTTGCGTGTACGCATTTAAAGAAGACAAACTGAAGGTTGCTTTGCGTCGTGACGGACGATTCACCAATGCCATATTTGAGAAACACTGTGTACTTTCTGAGTTTAGGGACAAAACCATCCATGATATGTCACACACTGTAGAGCATCTTGATGGAAAGCATTTTGAGATCATTGTTAGGAGTAACAACAACCAGCCAGATAGCCTAGAGGAGGTCTTCAGTGATGACAGTATTGAAATGGAGGAAGCTTCAGCTGCTGATGTAAAAGAAAGCGCTCAACCTAACCAGCATCCCATCAACACTGAACAagaagagacaaaacaaaagaaaaacacaatgaaatccAACAACGCCTCAACTAATTCTCCGAAAATAATTCCAGACTCTGAAGAGATTCTAGCAATTCTACGTGCTCAGTTTAAAGACTTACTGGAGACATTAAAGCAGCGAGAGAACCTGAAGAACAAATCTGATACCCTGAAGTTCTTCAGAGCAGAATATGATAAAAGCGTTCAGAGTTTCTCTGAGGTCAAGAAAGTGAAGCAGCTCATGAGACTCTCCGACTCTGTGTGTCAGATTCGAGTGGAGGGGTCCCCCAGAGGAACCGGCTTCTTACTCTTTGACCGATTTATCCTCACCAACGCTCATGTTATTGGAGAATTTGACCCTTTCACCAGGAAGCTTTCAAAGACCTTCACTGCAGTATTTGGTTATGAGGATTTGGACGCAAAGGAGGCCAAGTATATCCCGGTTAAGGAACATGTTGCAGCATACTATCATGGAAAGATCAACATGGACAGGTATCTTGACTTTGCTCTTCTTGAATTGAAAGACGTAGATGAAATCGCTGACTGTCCTGGACTGCTCAGCCGATACACTCATGCCCCCCCTCCTAACCGTGGTGGGATCTGCATTGTGGGACATCCAGGTGAAGGGGTCAAAAAAATGGACCCCTGCTTCATCATTGGGAAAGAGCACCTACAAGAGGCTGCACATAAACACATCTCTGAGAATGTCAACTTCATTCATGTGATGACACAACAGTCTTTGGCAGAGAAATGGGAAACGCATGACAACCAGTTCATGTATAACTCTTGTTTCTTTCATGGATCTTCTGGCTCTCCAGTTTTTGATGAAAACTGTTATCTGGTTGGCGTTCACACCGGTGGATATGCGTACAAAggagaaaactgtaaaactagGAGCATTATGGAATACTCGTATTCCATGCAGCCCGTCCTCGAAAGTATCATCGCACAGGCTAAGAAAAGTGGGAGAGCTGACATCTTAAAATTACTCTCtgaatataaaactttaaatccTAGCTTGAAAGATGATGATGTGGACATGGAAGAAGCTCCACAAAATCAAGAAGATGAACATGAATAA